Genomic DNA from Bacteroidales bacterium:
ACTCGGCGTCTTTTCGGTTTTCAGGATTTCGGATATCGCTAAAACGCAGGATGCTTTTGGCAGCAATCAGAAAGCCTATGCCCGTAAACTGGTGAATGAGTACAAAAGTGAGGATGAGGATGCGCTCGATCATACCGATCCAGCGGCCGGCATCTGCCAGTCCCTGGTTGTCTGTGATCTGTTCTTGCCACGGCGCTGTGATCTTGGCAATGAGAAAACCCGCCGGCCAGATGACAAACACATAACCCAACACTACGGCAAGCACATTTGTATTGGTAAAATACCCGGCCAGACTCTCCATAATATTCCAGTCAGGCATGGTGTACATGTACCAGGCAGCAGCAATTACGAGCAAATGGATTACCTGATCGGCCAGGAAATATTTCAGGGAGTTGTCGGTGTAGGATTTCCAAAGATCAGTTGCCAGGTGAGTTACCATCACAAAGGCCGGGATGAGGAACTCGTTGTAGCGACCCGATAATAGATAAACCATGATTCCGGCGATGGCCGCATGCAGATAAAGTGTGCCAGCACGCCAGTGAAGAGCTTGCCTGGCAACAACCCACGA
This window encodes:
- a CDS encoding DUF3307 domain-containing protein, whose amino-acid sequence is MTTGMDELQIALLLRLLIAHLVADFMLQRKSWVVARQALHWRAGTLYLHAAIAGIMVYLLSGRYNEFLIPAFVMVTHLATDLWKSYTDNSLKYFLADQVIHLLVIAAAWYMYTMPDWNIMESLAGYFTNTNVLAVVLGYVFVIWPAGFLIAKITAPWQEQITDNQGLADAGRWIGMIERILILTFVLIHQFTGIGFLIAAKSILRFSDIRNPENRKDAEYILLGTMISFIIAIFTGIAVQNLFCLAQ